One window of the Pedobacter ginsengisoli genome contains the following:
- a CDS encoding RagB/SusD family nutrient uptake outer membrane protein, with protein sequence MKPINRITYIFFIALITLFGTGCKKDFLAVDPPTAINADLVWKDPALAQAFVTEIYNGLSVGGFDEQMLSSVSDESLFTHPNRGIDLVNASTINPTTLGWVHVTWGYDQMYNRIRACNITVEKLTATDNAITDEAVKAQLLGQAYFLRAYFYQQLLRYYGAVPLITKSYALNDDFKVKRATYEECVNFIVKDCDESFNLLKGKTMLKGQTNSLAALALKSRVLLYAASDLHDVPTAKAKSTIISGYGNPEYLGYLTGDRTARWKAAQDAAKAVMDAGTGYKLNLSAKVSAAEGTSNYKSIAMGGGSKAPGIDIGAASELIFARYFIDRSDLRYGRANGPNGYHNWAGNTPIGLLVDDYEMTDGTKFSWTNAVQKSAPYENRDPRFYATVLYDGAGWKPRSKVSGSVDPANQIQTGEYDLMEDGKKIRFKGLDTRGSSIENWNGSWTGYYTQKFIDPDPNIIDASMPQFVPWPFFRYTEAVMNYIEASIELGDFAPAVLWLNRIRFRAGMPAITGSSKEVLTELYRHERRIEMVYEEQRYHDTRRWMIAPETLGRKATYIKVSGTFKAGKTMSEPYHYDTSVYDYTYTPTVETAQENRKWEDKIYFRPFSRDEINRNSELKQNPGY encoded by the coding sequence ATGAAACCTATAAATAGAATTACATACATATTTTTCATCGCTCTTATAACTCTGTTCGGAACAGGTTGTAAAAAGGATTTCCTTGCAGTAGATCCGCCAACTGCAATTAATGCTGATCTGGTATGGAAAGATCCCGCACTAGCGCAAGCTTTTGTTACGGAGATATACAACGGATTAAGTGTTGGAGGTTTTGATGAGCAAATGTTATCATCAGTTTCGGACGAGTCACTTTTTACGCACCCAAACAGGGGAATTGATCTTGTTAATGCAAGTACAATAAATCCAACAACATTAGGCTGGGTTCACGTTACCTGGGGTTATGATCAAATGTATAACCGTATAAGAGCTTGTAATATTACAGTAGAGAAGTTAACCGCTACCGACAATGCAATTACTGACGAAGCTGTAAAAGCGCAGTTGTTAGGTCAGGCTTATTTTTTAAGAGCGTATTTCTATCAGCAGTTGTTGCGTTATTATGGCGCTGTACCACTTATTACCAAAAGCTATGCTTTGAATGACGATTTTAAAGTAAAGAGGGCTACATATGAAGAGTGTGTAAACTTTATTGTTAAAGACTGCGATGAATCTTTTAATCTTTTAAAAGGTAAAACCATGTTAAAAGGCCAAACTAATTCTTTAGCTGCTTTAGCCTTAAAATCACGTGTTTTGTTATACGCTGCAAGTGATCTACACGATGTTCCAACTGCAAAAGCAAAATCAACAATTATTTCGGGCTATGGCAATCCAGAATACTTAGGCTATTTGACCGGTGATCGTACTGCACGCTGGAAAGCCGCACAAGATGCAGCAAAAGCAGTAATGGATGCAGGAACAGGATATAAGTTAAATTTGAGCGCAAAAGTATCCGCTGCCGAGGGAACCAGCAATTATAAAAGCATAGCCATGGGCGGTGGTAGTAAAGCTCCAGGTATTGATATAGGTGCTGCCTCTGAATTAATTTTTGCCAGATATTTTATAGACCGTAGCGACTTGCGTTATGGTCGAGCAAATGGACCAAATGGGTATCACAACTGGGCAGGGAATACACCAATAGGATTACTTGTTGATGATTATGAGATGACGGATGGAACAAAATTCAGTTGGACTAATGCTGTTCAAAAATCAGCTCCTTATGAGAATCGTGATCCACGTTTCTATGCAACTGTTCTATATGATGGTGCCGGTTGGAAGCCTAGGAGTAAAGTTTCTGGTTCTGTAGATCCTGCCAATCAGATACAAACAGGTGAATATGATTTGATGGAGGATGGAAAAAAGATTCGCTTTAAAGGGCTTGATACCAGAGGTAGTTCTATTGAAAACTGGAACGGAAGCTGGACAGGATATTATACACAAAAATTTATAGATCCAGATCCTAATATCATAGATGCCTCTATGCCTCAATTTGTACCATGGCCATTTTTTAGATATACTGAAGCGGTAATGAATTATATTGAAGCCAGCATAGAGCTAGGTGATTTTGCTCCGGCTGTATTGTGGTTAAATCGCATCCGTTTCAGAGCAGGGATGCCAGCAATTACCGGTAGCTCAAAAGAAGTTTTAACAGAGCTTTATCGTCATGAGCGCAGAATTGAAATGGTATATGAAGAACAACGCTACCATGATACCCGCAGGTGGATGATAGCGCCAGAAACATTAGGTAGAAAAGCAACTTACATTAAGGTTTCAGGTACTTTTAAAGCTGGTAAAACAATGTCTGAGCCATATCACTACGATACTTCGGTTTATGATTATACATACACGCCAACTGTAGAGACCGCTCAGGAAAATCGCAAATGGGAAGATAAAATTTATTTTAGACCATTTAGTCGTGACGAGATCAACAGAAACAGTGAACTGAAGCAAAATCCAGGTTATTAA
- a CDS encoding SusC/RagA family TonB-linked outer membrane protein, whose protein sequence is MKKKELCNKVLCANFPNKKLIMMLNWIFVSSFLLCLQVSASTFSQGTKVDLELHRVKLKDALNVLEKKGNIRLLYSEDDLSGSKDVTLVKSQIFVSDALMLLLKNTNLEFQELEDNLVVIRLKNIWAADILVKGLVTDANGTGIPGVSVKLKDGAAGSTTDATGKYSIKVPENGTLIFSYMGYQTQEIPVNKQGTINVKLVESAQALSEIVVVGYGTQKKAVVSGAVTSVKGAELAKTPTVNLSNSLAGRLPGVTAVQASGEPGYDGSTIRIRGVNSLGNNNALIVIDGVPNRAGGLERLNPNDVESVSVLKDASAAIYGSRAANGVILITTKQGKSGKPQLSYDYGYGLQQPTRTPKMSNSSQYAEILNELNIFGADLPQDQWSAAWQAFKETGSYKRTDNNSTISAAYRPDEMQKLRDGSDPLRYPNTDWFNTTLKNWSPQQKHNLQINGGGENIKYLVSLGYLDQDGYYRKSATGYQQYDLRINLEANINKYVTATLGVTGREEVRNFPTVSASDVFRMLMRGKPTEIEVWPNGLPGPDIEYGYNPYVTTTDLTGYNRDRRDYLQTTGKVEIRIPWVDGLKVTGTASIDKFAGRQKRWQTPWTLYYWDKKSFEADGVTPVLTGSVRSERTDPSLTETAGAQLATNLMGMINYDKKIGDHTIGLMAGVTREKVDNDGFSAFRRYFISTALQELLAGSDKEQSISNPGDPNNLYKRARLSYFGRVGYNYKEKYLAEFLWRADGSYIFPEDRRFGFFPGVSLGWRLSEEPFFKDNVRFINNLKIRASWGQMGAEAYFGDALAEYQYLSTMGFGNYVINDQLSQTLVENRVPNLDFGWEVANNSNVGLDASFLDNKLSFEFDAFYNKRTKILIARGNSIPGSSGITDKLPPVNLGKVNNKGFEFKLSYNDNIGELNYGVSVNGGYSKNKIIFWDETPGAPAWQRSTGMPTGTELVYQYDGVFRDQAEIDANKIDYSAFTGKLLPGDMKFQDVNGDGKINGDDQIRMDKTNIPTFTGGFNLNLAYKGFDLSALIQGASGGLQIVGLTESGDIGNFLEWSYKNRWSIENPSSEFPRLSNRGKTYYTDFNNAARNTYWMRSNNYIRLKNVELGYTFAPELVKRVGLTALRVYVNGLNLVTLDKIKIWDPESTNSSAQYYPQARVINTGIKATF, encoded by the coding sequence ATGAAAAAAAAAGAACTGTGCAATAAAGTTCTATGTGCCAACTTTCCCAACAAAAAACTAATAATGATGCTAAACTGGATCTTTGTTTCATCGTTCCTCCTATGTTTGCAAGTATCGGCCTCCACCTTCTCTCAGGGTACAAAAGTTGATTTAGAGCTGCATAGAGTCAAACTAAAGGATGCACTCAATGTGCTTGAAAAGAAAGGAAATATCCGCCTTCTATATAGCGAAGATGACCTTTCGGGTAGTAAAGATGTTACACTGGTAAAGAGTCAGATATTTGTTTCTGATGCCCTGATGTTACTTTTAAAAAACACTAATCTGGAGTTTCAGGAATTGGAAGATAATCTGGTAGTGATAAGACTAAAAAACATTTGGGCTGCCGATATTTTGGTGAAAGGTCTGGTTACTGATGCCAACGGAACGGGCATCCCCGGGGTAAGTGTTAAACTAAAAGATGGTGCAGCAGGTTCAACCACTGATGCAACCGGTAAGTACAGCATTAAAGTGCCGGAAAATGGCACATTGATATTCTCTTATATGGGATATCAGACTCAGGAAATCCCGGTTAATAAGCAGGGAACAATTAATGTTAAATTAGTAGAAAGTGCGCAGGCACTATCAGAAATTGTAGTTGTTGGTTATGGAACACAGAAAAAAGCTGTCGTTTCGGGTGCTGTAACTTCAGTTAAAGGAGCAGAGCTGGCAAAAACACCAACAGTAAACCTTTCTAACTCATTGGCTGGTCGTTTGCCGGGTGTAACCGCTGTTCAGGCAAGTGGTGAACCTGGTTATGATGGTTCAACTATCCGCATACGTGGGGTTAATTCCTTAGGAAATAACAATGCCCTAATTGTTATTGATGGGGTGCCAAACAGGGCAGGTGGTTTAGAGCGTTTAAATCCGAATGATGTAGAAAGTGTATCCGTTTTAAAAGATGCTTCTGCAGCAATTTATGGTTCAAGGGCGGCAAATGGTGTAATCCTTATAACCACTAAGCAAGGGAAATCAGGCAAACCACAATTATCTTATGATTATGGTTATGGCTTGCAACAGCCAACCAGAACTCCTAAAATGTCAAATTCATCGCAGTATGCAGAAATATTGAACGAATTAAACATATTTGGTGCCGACTTGCCTCAGGATCAGTGGAGCGCTGCATGGCAGGCATTTAAGGAAACAGGATCATACAAAAGAACAGATAACAACAGTACAATCAGTGCTGCCTATCGTCCTGATGAAATGCAGAAGTTGCGTGATGGTTCAGACCCTTTAAGATATCCGAATACAGATTGGTTTAATACTACACTTAAAAACTGGTCGCCGCAACAAAAACACAACCTTCAGATAAACGGGGGTGGAGAGAATATAAAATATCTTGTTTCCCTTGGTTATCTTGATCAGGATGGTTATTACAGAAAATCGGCTACAGGCTATCAGCAGTACGACCTAAGAATTAATCTTGAAGCAAATATCAACAAGTATGTAACCGCAACTTTAGGTGTTACCGGAAGAGAGGAAGTTCGTAATTTCCCAACTGTAAGTGCATCTGATGTATTTAGGATGTTAATGCGCGGAAAACCAACTGAAATTGAGGTTTGGCCTAATGGTTTACCAGGACCTGATATCGAATACGGGTACAATCCATATGTAACAACTACCGATCTGACAGGTTATAACAGAGATCGCAGAGATTATTTACAAACTACCGGTAAAGTAGAAATCCGAATTCCATGGGTTGACGGTTTGAAAGTAACCGGGACTGCCTCTATCGATAAATTTGCAGGCCGTCAAAAAAGATGGCAAACACCTTGGACGCTTTATTATTGGGATAAGAAAAGCTTTGAAGCCGATGGTGTAACGCCCGTGCTAACTGGTTCGGTACGCTCTGAACGTACTGACCCTAGTTTAACTGAAACCGCCGGAGCACAATTGGCTACAAACTTAATGGGGATGATTAATTATGATAAAAAAATAGGAGATCATACTATTGGTTTAATGGCTGGTGTAACCAGAGAAAAGGTTGACAATGATGGCTTTTCGGCCTTTAGAAGATACTTTATTTCTACTGCTTTGCAAGAATTGCTGGCTGGTAGCGATAAAGAGCAATCGATAAGCAATCCGGGTGATCCGAATAACTTATATAAAAGAGCTCGTTTGAGTTATTTTGGAAGAGTAGGTTATAATTACAAAGAGAAATATCTTGCTGAATTCTTATGGAGAGCCGATGGATCTTATATTTTCCCTGAAGACAGACGCTTCGGTTTCTTTCCTGGGGTATCATTGGGTTGGAGATTATCTGAAGAACCTTTCTTTAAAGATAACGTTCGCTTTATTAACAATTTGAAAATAAGAGCTTCATGGGGCCAGATGGGAGCAGAGGCATATTTCGGAGATGCACTTGCAGAGTATCAATACCTGAGCACTATGGGCTTTGGAAATTATGTAATTAATGATCAGTTAAGTCAGACTTTAGTTGAAAATCGTGTTCCCAATTTAGATTTTGGCTGGGAAGTAGCTAACAACTCTAACGTAGGTTTGGATGCATCATTTTTAGATAATAAATTGAGTTTTGAATTTGATGCTTTTTATAACAAGCGTACAAAAATTCTTATAGCAAGAGGTAACTCTATACCTGGAAGTTCGGGTATTACTGATAAACTGCCTCCGGTCAATCTTGGAAAAGTAAACAACAAAGGTTTCGAATTTAAGCTGAGCTACAATGATAATATAGGCGAGCTTAATTACGGAGTAAGTGTTAACGGAGGATATTCTAAAAACAAGATCATATTTTGGGACGAAACACCTGGTGCACCAGCGTGGCAACGATCAACAGGAATGCCTACTGGAACAGAACTTGTATATCAATATGATGGGGTTTTTAGAGATCAGGCAGAAATTGACGCTAACAAAATTGACTACAGTGCATTTACTGGCAAATTACTGCCAGGCGACATGAAGTTTCAGGATGTAAACGGCGATGGCAAAATCAATGGAGATGATCAAATCAGAATGGATAAAACCAACATACCTACTTTTACAGGAGGCTTTAACCTAAACCTAGCTTATAAAGGTTTTGATCTTTCGGCTTTAATTCAAGGAGCATCAGGTGGTTTACAAATTGTTGGATTAACAGAATCTGGTGATATTGGTAACTTCTTAGAATGGTCATACAAAAACCGTTGGAGCATTGAAAATCCTAGTAGTGAGTTTCCTAGACTGTCGAACCGTGGTAAAACCTATTATACCGATTTTAATAATGCAGCACGTAATACGTATTGGATGCGTAGCAACAACTATATAAGATTAAAAAATGTTGAGCTGGGCTATACGTTTGCTCCGGAATTGGTAAAAAGAGTAGGACTAACAGCGCTTAGGGTATATGTAAATGGGCTAAATCTTGTAACCCTGGATAAAATTAAAATTTGGGATCCTGAGTCGACAAACTCCAGTGCCCAATATTATCCACAGGCAAGGGTTATCAATACAGGAATTAAAGCCACTTTTTAA
- a CDS encoding FecR family protein gives MYKNRIIELLARKLAGEATKSELEELNDLITRYPDSVYYEEFLEQLWLNSDEQTDIPDVDQAYLLHTLKFRDEFEPKPQTNKIVGFRKYKSLIGIAAILLVVVSVSVFYFNRGHKFSPDTEIVAGKGIRKKIKLPDGTLVWLNSDSKLSYESDINQKQKRIVYLVGEAFFDVAHHKSHPFIVRTDKLCVKVLGTAFNIKAYPIDKKSEATLIRGSIELSVNDRSEQKIILSPSEKFALVEDKKVLHVKSGRTPDVPKDITLTIQHIVPVRIGENEYIEETSWRDSQLVFQNESLEDLKPKLERWFNVKVNFEAEKAKSYRFTGVFKNETIEETLKAMQLIKPFNFKLKEHDVIIY, from the coding sequence ATGTATAAAAACAGAATTATAGAATTGTTAGCTCGTAAATTAGCTGGTGAAGCTACAAAAAGCGAACTTGAAGAGCTAAATGACCTCATAACAAGGTATCCCGATTCTGTTTATTACGAAGAATTTTTAGAACAACTTTGGTTAAATTCAGATGAGCAAACTGATATACCCGATGTAGATCAGGCATATCTGCTACATACGCTGAAGTTTCGTGATGAGTTTGAACCGAAGCCACAGACAAATAAAATTGTTGGTTTCAGGAAATATAAAAGTCTTATTGGAATTGCCGCGATATTGCTGGTTGTAGTATCAGTATCTGTTTTTTATTTTAACAGAGGTCATAAATTTTCACCTGATACGGAGATAGTTGCAGGCAAGGGTATCAGAAAAAAAATTAAGCTTCCTGATGGCACTTTAGTCTGGCTTAATTCTGATAGCAAGCTTTCTTATGAAAGTGACATTAATCAAAAACAGAAGCGGATTGTTTATCTGGTAGGCGAGGCTTTTTTTGATGTAGCCCACCACAAATCTCATCCGTTTATTGTACGCACAGATAAACTTTGCGTAAAAGTTCTGGGAACTGCATTTAATATTAAAGCTTATCCCATCGATAAAAAATCGGAAGCAACGTTGATCCGTGGTTCTATTGAACTTTCCGTAAATGATAGGTCAGAGCAAAAGATTATATTAAGTCCTTCTGAAAAGTTTGCACTGGTAGAAGATAAAAAGGTGCTTCATGTTAAATCTGGACGTACCCCAGATGTTCCTAAAGACATCACACTAACAATTCAGCATATTGTACCGGTTCGTATTGGCGAGAATGAATATATCGAAGAAACTTCATGGCGTGATAGCCAGCTTGTATTTCAGAATGAATCGCTGGAAGATCTGAAACCAAAGCTTGAACGCTGGTTTAATGTGAAGGTCAACTTTGAAGCAGAGAAAGCAAAATCTTATCGCTTTACAGGGGTGTTTAAAAATGAAACAATTGAAGAAACCCTGAAAGCAATGCAATTAATCAAACCATTTAACTTTAAACTTAAAGAACATGACGTGATCATTTACTAA
- a CDS encoding RNA polymerase sigma factor: MPKHLPDLNSLISHIALYNNENAYEKLFKSLFPSLYRFCFYLLKSRELAEEVASDVMITLWRDREKLTEIKNIKVYAFVIARNLSLNVLNKHSKQEWVSLDDIEFEIILDNLNPEQILINDELKKKLEVATEKLPSQCKLVFKLIKEDGLSYKETASILNISPKTVDAHLVTAIKKMSNVLKAEFNLM, translated from the coding sequence ATGCCTAAACATTTACCTGACCTAAATAGTCTGATAAGTCATATTGCTTTATATAATAATGAGAATGCATATGAGAAGCTCTTTAAATCATTATTTCCTTCTCTATATCGTTTTTGCTTTTATTTGTTAAAGTCGCGTGAACTTGCAGAAGAAGTGGCAAGTGATGTTATGATTACCCTTTGGCGAGACAGGGAAAAATTAACAGAAATAAAAAATATTAAGGTGTATGCCTTTGTTATTGCGCGTAATTTATCATTAAATGTCCTGAACAAACATTCTAAACAGGAATGGGTATCTCTTGATGATATTGAATTCGAGATTATTCTTGATAACCTGAATCCGGAGCAAATATTGATTAATGATGAGCTGAAAAAAAAGCTCGAAGTGGCAACTGAAAAGCTCCCTTCTCAATGCAAACTGGTATTTAAGTTAATAAAAGAAGATGGGTTAAGCTATAAAGAAACAGCATCAATTTTAAACATTTCTCCAAAAACGGTGGATGCCCATTTGGTAACAGCAATTAAAAAGATGAGTAATGTTTTAAAAGCTGAGTTTAACCTCATGTAA
- a CDS encoding ATP-binding protein — translation MNIAHIASSPSKKVNYKLMKIKTKLRLGFGFLFVVVLFFGAISLFYMNKISISSKVILKDNYETLSFTRKMRAILDVNNLPLSTTVSDQFAALLAQEGKNITEPGEGVAVANLNRAYLGIINPDAGMVSRQAAVIKARLELSAIDQLNMNAIVRKNAAAQAAVERASMYLIFAASMCFLILFSFIVNFPGFVANPLREFSDAIKEISKKNYKQRLEFDGSDEFAELAGSFNAMAAELNRWESSNLAKIQSEKLRIEAIIEQMQDAIIGLDEKNDVLFMNKVAGQLIGKNEKEVVGLNALELRKKNDLLNRVLQNDGGDKLMKIYADEKESYFQLERRKIIVPSYDENSEQATVQTGKEAGEVFILKNITQFKELDEAKTNFIATVSHELKTPISSIKMSLKLMDDERVGSMNPEQKELVQHIKEDCSRLLKITSELLDLAQVETGNLQLNFVKTDPRKIAIYAMDAVRFQAEQRSIELELISRNNLPNVSVDIEKTAWVLINFLSNALRYSSEKSKVVIQVIEIGNNIEFSVRDFGKGIDEQYQKRLFDKYFQVPTDGNNKSGSGLGLAISKDFITAESGSIWVESAIGEGSRFCFSLPITD, via the coding sequence ATGAACATTGCTCATATAGCTTCATCACCATCAAAAAAAGTAAACTATAAACTGATGAAAATAAAAACCAAATTACGCCTCGGATTCGGATTCCTATTCGTGGTGGTTCTCTTTTTCGGTGCAATTTCTTTGTTCTATATGAACAAAATTTCAATTAGTTCTAAGGTTATTTTAAAGGATAATTATGAAACACTAAGCTTTACGCGCAAAATGCGGGCAATACTTGATGTAAATAATTTACCACTTTCAACAACTGTATCAGACCAATTTGCCGCTTTACTTGCACAGGAGGGTAAAAATATAACAGAGCCCGGAGAAGGAGTTGCCGTGGCTAATTTAAATAGAGCTTACCTTGGCATTATTAACCCTGACGCTGGCATGGTAAGCCGACAAGCTGCTGTAATTAAGGCCAGACTTGAACTGAGCGCTATTGATCAATTAAACATGAATGCAATAGTAAGAAAAAATGCCGCGGCACAGGCTGCAGTAGAAAGGGCGAGTATGTACTTGATTTTTGCTGCATCTATGTGCTTTCTTATTTTATTCTCTTTCATTGTGAATTTTCCGGGGTTTGTGGCAAATCCATTACGAGAATTTTCGGATGCAATTAAAGAGATCAGTAAAAAGAATTACAAACAACGATTGGAATTTGATGGCTCTGATGAGTTTGCTGAACTGGCGGGTTCCTTTAATGCTATGGCAGCAGAACTTAACAGATGGGAAAGTAGTAATCTGGCTAAAATTCAATCTGAAAAGCTTAGAATTGAGGCAATTATAGAGCAAATGCAGGATGCTATTATTGGATTGGATGAGAAAAATGATGTGCTGTTTATGAATAAGGTAGCCGGTCAATTGATAGGTAAAAATGAAAAAGAAGTTGTAGGGTTAAATGCCCTTGAACTAAGAAAAAAGAATGATCTTTTGAATAGGGTTCTGCAGAATGATGGGGGTGATAAATTAATGAAAATCTATGCTGATGAGAAGGAATCGTACTTTCAGTTGGAACGAAGAAAAATTATAGTGCCAAGCTACGATGAGAATAGTGAACAGGCAACAGTACAGACTGGTAAGGAGGCCGGAGAGGTATTTATCTTAAAAAATATTACCCAATTTAAAGAATTAGATGAAGCTAAAACCAATTTTATTGCTACCGTTTCTCATGAATTGAAAACGCCAATATCATCCATAAAAATGAGCTTAAAATTAATGGATGATGAAAGGGTGGGGAGTATGAATCCTGAGCAAAAAGAACTGGTGCAGCATATTAAAGAAGATTGTAGCCGTTTGCTAAAAATTACAAGTGAGTTACTGGACCTTGCTCAGGTAGAAACTGGTAACCTGCAATTGAATTTTGTAAAAACCGATCCAAGAAAAATAGCCATTTATGCTATGGATGCAGTTAGGTTTCAGGCAGAACAAAGATCTATAGAGCTGGAACTGATCAGCAGGAATAACCTGCCTAATGTAAGTGTAGATATTGAAAAGACAGCTTGGGTATTGATCAATTTTTTATCTAATGCCTTAAGGTACAGTTCTGAAAAATCTAAAGTAGTTATTCAGGTTATTGAAATAGGAAATAACATAGAATTTTCGGTGCGTGATTTTGGGAAGGGAATAGATGAACAGTATCAAAAAAGATTGTTCGATAAATATTTTCAGGTACCTACTGATGGTAATAATAAATCCGGTTCGGGTTTAGGACTAGCCATTTCAAAAGATTTTATTACAGCAGAAAGCGGCTCTATTTGGGTTGAAAGCGCAATTGGAGAGGGAAGCAGGTTCTGTTTTTCGTTGCCGATAACTGATTAA
- a CDS encoding sensor protein KdpD, with protein sequence MEDENKAGSVRKFLDLVKKSRRGKFKVYIGMSAGVGKTYRMLQEAHALLKSGINIQIGYIETHNRAETHVLLHGLPLIQRRKIFYRGKELEEMDVQAIINIHPEVVIVDELAHTNVEGSKNTKRWQDVSDILDAGISVISAVNIQHLESMNGEIEKITGIPINERIPDKILELADEIVNIDLTADELIDRLKAGKIYDKSKIQSALSNFFQSERILQLRELALKEVAHHLERKISIEIPSQIKLRPERFMACISTNSHTAKIVIRKTARLASYYRSPWIVLYVQSSRESGDRIKLDLQRHLINNFKLATELGAEVIKIKSDHITKTIIDISREKEITTICIGKPHLNLFQIIMRTAIFNQLLRNISATETDLVILS encoded by the coding sequence ATGGAAGATGAAAATAAAGCGGGTTCTGTAAGAAAGTTTCTGGATCTGGTGAAAAAGTCCAGAAGAGGGAAATTTAAAGTTTATATAGGCATGAGTGCGGGCGTTGGAAAAACCTATAGGATGCTTCAAGAAGCTCATGCACTTTTAAAAAGCGGGATAAACATCCAAATTGGTTATATAGAAACTCATAACAGAGCTGAAACTCATGTGCTTTTACATGGTTTACCATTAATTCAGCGTAGAAAAATATTTTATCGCGGCAAAGAACTTGAAGAAATGGATGTGCAGGCCATCATCAATATCCACCCCGAAGTGGTTATTGTTGATGAGCTTGCTCATACAAATGTTGAAGGCAGTAAAAATACCAAGCGATGGCAGGATGTATCTGATATTCTTGATGCTGGAATAAGTGTGATATCTGCAGTAAACATCCAGCATCTGGAAAGTATGAATGGCGAGATTGAAAAAATTACAGGTATCCCTATAAACGAGCGGATACCTGATAAGATTCTTGAATTGGCAGATGAGATTGTAAATATTGACCTTACTGCAGATGAATTGATTGACAGGCTGAAAGCCGGTAAAATTTATGACAAGAGTAAAATTCAGAGCGCACTAAGTAATTTTTTTCAATCGGAAAGGATTTTACAACTGAGGGAACTGGCTTTAAAAGAAGTAGCACACCATTTAGAACGGAAGATAAGCATAGAAATACCCTCACAAATTAAACTTAGACCGGAACGATTTATGGCCTGTATATCTACAAATAGTCATACTGCCAAAATTGTGATCCGTAAAACTGCAAGGCTAGCGTCTTATTATAGGTCGCCATGGATTGTGCTATACGTACAGAGTAGCAGGGAAAGCGGGGACAGGATTAAACTTGATTTACAGCGCCATTTGATTAATAATTTTAAACTGGCCACGGAACTTGGTGCTGAAGTAATAAAGATAAAAAGTGATCATATAACAAAAACTATTATTGACATTTCAAGAGAGAAAGAAATTACAACAATCTGTATTGGTAAACCTCATTTAAATTTGTTTCAGATTATTATGAGAACCGCTATTTTTAACCAACTTTTACGGAATATTTCTGCAACCGAAACAGATCTTGTAATTCTATCTTGA